In Babylonia areolata isolate BAREFJ2019XMU chromosome 19, ASM4173473v1, whole genome shotgun sequence, a single window of DNA contains:
- the LOC143293595 gene encoding alpha-adducin-like isoform X5, protein MSEGAQLNGPASQTGRFIDTVDPDDPEYIRNLQRPAEVKEDMKQMEGRSRVSVVLNSQAFKDELEAVIHEQMRQGGPASIFALQQISDLLLPPSRGGQSSFSRSSPVIPINDIRGVETFGYSKQEKVLRCKLAACYRAVDLFGWTHGIYNHISVRLSQEQEQFLLNPFGMLYSEITASTLAKVDVRGEVVDTGSTGLGISKAGFTLHSAIHQARPDIRCIIHLHTPAAVAVSASKCGLLPMSQEALICGKISYHDYRGILVDQEERDQLARNLGPMNKVMFLRNHGVVACGETIEEAFHYSFNVMAAVETQMKAMPVGLDNLILVDEETQEKTFKVGSQGGGGTDTSGRKYKCGELEWEALMRTLDNSGYRTGHIYKQPLMKQEKKEKTNSDVEVPPASSSFTYIFDGDYEHSKYVSPIKTALERQKQAYKAGWLTSPNTYKKQEIEEIGTTTPKKITKWVQDGDSSMTKSTAIKVENPNQFAPQGINPKEFKEKQKSIRKDYYEEKVTAGPTSKILEGISWDEAAKKKEAGDQTIVVGAASKGIIQRDHQHNAVVYRSYYSANPFDNMSEDEVKAYKQEVEQREKGEEEAEDVPGPEGRLISTEERMQNIQLSREDVQEDTEEPAPSAPVRRSESERYPQKNREREGDGDKPGSPTKSDPMDSASGGETLEEHSSKEGSPTKEAPSPVKEKKKKKKFRMPSFSKKKKDSKDSTI, encoded by the exons ATGAGTGAGGGAGCCCAGCTTAATGGGCCTGCCAGCCAGACTGGAAGATTTATTGATACAGTAG ACCCGGATGACCCGGAGTACATCAGAAATCTGCAGCGCCCAGCAGAGGTGAAGGAGGACATGAAACAGATGGAAGGTCGCTCGAGGGTGTCTGTCGTGCTCAACTCCCAGGCCTTCAAGGATGAGCTGGAGGCTGTCATCCACGAGCAGATGCGTCAGGGAGGACCTGCCTCCATCTTCGCTCTGCAACAGATCTCGGACCTCCTGTTGCCCCCCTCTAGAGGAGGGCAGTCTTCATTCAGCAGAT CATCACCAGTCATTCCAATTAATGATATCAGAGGAGTTGAAACTTTCGGCTACAGCAAGCAGGAGAAGGTGCTGAGATGCAAACTGGCTGCTTGCTATCGGGCTGTTGACCTCTTTGGATGGACACACGGAATCTACAACCACATCAGT gttcgTTTGAGCCAGGAGCAGGAGCAGTTCCTGTTGAACCCTTTTGGCATGCTGTACTCTGAGATCACAGCCAGCACCCTGGCCAAGGTGGACgtgcggggggaggtggttgACACTGGGTCCACAGGGCTGGGCATTAGCAAGGCAGGCTTCACCCTGCACTCGGCCATCCACCAGGCCCGCCCCGACATCCGCTGCATCATCCACCTGCACACGCCTGCTGCTGTCGCT GTGTCAGCTTCCAAGTGTGGTTTGCTGCCCATGTCTCAAGAAGCTTTAATCTGCGGTAAAATCAGTTACCATGACTATCGCGGCATTCTGGTGgaccaggaagagagagaccAGCTTGCTAGAAATCTTGGACCCATGaacaaa GTCATGTTTCTCCGCAATCATGGTGTGGTGGCTTGTGGTGAGACAATAGAGGAAGCCTTCCACTACAGTTTCAATGTCATGGCTGCAGTGGAGACACAG ATGAAAGCAATGCCGGTGGGGTTGGACAACCTGATCCTGGTGGACGAGGAGACCCAGGAGAAGACGTTCAAGGTGGGGAGCCAGGGTGGCGGGGGCACGGACACCTCAGGCCGCAAGTACAAGTGTGGCGAGCTGGAGTGGGAGGCCCTCATGCGCACACTGGACAACTCC GGTTACAGAACAGGCCACATATACAAACAGCCGCTgatgaagcaggagaagaaggagaagaccaaCAGTGACGTAGAGGTGCCCCCTGCATCCAGCTCTTTCACCTACATCTTTGACGGCGACTATGAGCACTCTAAATATGT TTCTCCGATCAAGACGGCCCTGGAGAGACAGAAGCAGGCGTATAAGGCAGGGTGGTTAACCTCCCCCAACACGTACAAGAAACAGGAGATTGAGGAGATTGGAACCACCACTCCCAAGAAAATCACCAAG TGGGTACAAGATGGGGATTCATCTATGACCAAGTCCACGGCCATCAAAGTAGAAAACCCAAACCAGTTTGCTCCACAGGGTATTAACCCAAAGGAATTCAAGGAAAAACAGAAGAGT ATTCGCAAAGATTACTATGAGGAGAAGGTTACCGCTGGCCCCACATCCAAGATCCTGGAAGGAATTTCGTGGGATGAAGCAGCCAAGAAGAAG GAGGCGGGTGACCAGACCATTGTGGTGGGAGCTGCGTCCAAGGGCATCATCCAGCGGGATCATCAGCACAATGCTGTGGTGTACCGCTCCTACTACTCTGCCAACCCCTTTGACAACATGAGCGAGGACGAGGTCAAGGCCTACAAGCAGGAGGTTGAGCaacgagagaagggggaggaagaggctg AAGATGTGCCTGGGCCGGAGGGTCGGCTGATATCCACAGAGGAGCGCATGCAGAACATCCAGCTGTCCCGGGAAGACGTGCAGGAGGACACTGAAG AGCCTGCCCCATCTGCACCCGTCCGTCGATCAGAATCTGAAAGATATCCACAAAAAAATAGAGAGC GTGAGGGTGATGGGGACAAGCCTGGTTCCCCTACCAAGTCGGACCCCATGGACAGTGCCAGTGGTGGAGAAACACTGGAGGAACATAGCAGcaaggag GGCTCACCAACCAAGGAGGCCCCATCACCtgtcaaggagaagaagaagaaaaagaagttccgCATGCCCTCGttctccaagaagaagaaggacagcaAAGACAGCACCATTTAG
- the LOC143293595 gene encoding protein hu-li tai shao-like isoform X6 — protein MSEGAQLNGPASQTGRFIDTVDPDDPEYIRNLQRPAEVKEDMKQMEGRSRVSVVLNSQAFKDELEAVIHEQMRQGGPASIFALQQISDLLLPPSRGGQSSFSRSSPVIPINDIRGVETFGYSKQEKVLRCKLAACYRAVDLFGWTHGIYNHISVRLSQEQEQFLLNPFGMLYSEITASTLAKVDVRGEVVDTGSTGLGISKAGFTLHSAIHQARPDIRCIIHLHTPAAVAVSASKCGLLPMSQEALICGKISYHDYRGILVDQEERDQLARNLGPMNKVMFLRNHGVVACGETIEEAFHYSFNVMAAVETQMKAMPVGLDNLILVDEETQEKTFKVGSQGGGGTDTSGRKYKCGELEWEALMRTLDNSGYRTGHIYKQPLMKQEKKEKTNSDVEVPPASSSFTYIFDGDYEHSKYVSPIKTALERQKQAYKAGWLTSPNTYKKQEIEEIGTTTPKKITKWVQDGDSSMTKSTAIKVENPNQFAPQGINPKEFKEKQKSIRKDYYEEKVTAGPTSKILEGISWDEAAKKKEAGDQTIVVGAASKGIIQRDHQHNAVVYRSYYSANPFDNMSEDEVKAYKQEVEQREKGEEEAEDVPGPEGRLISTEERMQNIQLSREDVQEDTEGEGDGDKPGSPTKSDPMDSASGGETLEEHSSKEGSPTKEAPSPVKEKKKKKKFRMPSFSKKKKDSKDSTI, from the exons ATGAGTGAGGGAGCCCAGCTTAATGGGCCTGCCAGCCAGACTGGAAGATTTATTGATACAGTAG ACCCGGATGACCCGGAGTACATCAGAAATCTGCAGCGCCCAGCAGAGGTGAAGGAGGACATGAAACAGATGGAAGGTCGCTCGAGGGTGTCTGTCGTGCTCAACTCCCAGGCCTTCAAGGATGAGCTGGAGGCTGTCATCCACGAGCAGATGCGTCAGGGAGGACCTGCCTCCATCTTCGCTCTGCAACAGATCTCGGACCTCCTGTTGCCCCCCTCTAGAGGAGGGCAGTCTTCATTCAGCAGAT CATCACCAGTCATTCCAATTAATGATATCAGAGGAGTTGAAACTTTCGGCTACAGCAAGCAGGAGAAGGTGCTGAGATGCAAACTGGCTGCTTGCTATCGGGCTGTTGACCTCTTTGGATGGACACACGGAATCTACAACCACATCAGT gttcgTTTGAGCCAGGAGCAGGAGCAGTTCCTGTTGAACCCTTTTGGCATGCTGTACTCTGAGATCACAGCCAGCACCCTGGCCAAGGTGGACgtgcggggggaggtggttgACACTGGGTCCACAGGGCTGGGCATTAGCAAGGCAGGCTTCACCCTGCACTCGGCCATCCACCAGGCCCGCCCCGACATCCGCTGCATCATCCACCTGCACACGCCTGCTGCTGTCGCT GTGTCAGCTTCCAAGTGTGGTTTGCTGCCCATGTCTCAAGAAGCTTTAATCTGCGGTAAAATCAGTTACCATGACTATCGCGGCATTCTGGTGgaccaggaagagagagaccAGCTTGCTAGAAATCTTGGACCCATGaacaaa GTCATGTTTCTCCGCAATCATGGTGTGGTGGCTTGTGGTGAGACAATAGAGGAAGCCTTCCACTACAGTTTCAATGTCATGGCTGCAGTGGAGACACAG ATGAAAGCAATGCCGGTGGGGTTGGACAACCTGATCCTGGTGGACGAGGAGACCCAGGAGAAGACGTTCAAGGTGGGGAGCCAGGGTGGCGGGGGCACGGACACCTCAGGCCGCAAGTACAAGTGTGGCGAGCTGGAGTGGGAGGCCCTCATGCGCACACTGGACAACTCC GGTTACAGAACAGGCCACATATACAAACAGCCGCTgatgaagcaggagaagaaggagaagaccaaCAGTGACGTAGAGGTGCCCCCTGCATCCAGCTCTTTCACCTACATCTTTGACGGCGACTATGAGCACTCTAAATATGT TTCTCCGATCAAGACGGCCCTGGAGAGACAGAAGCAGGCGTATAAGGCAGGGTGGTTAACCTCCCCCAACACGTACAAGAAACAGGAGATTGAGGAGATTGGAACCACCACTCCCAAGAAAATCACCAAG TGGGTACAAGATGGGGATTCATCTATGACCAAGTCCACGGCCATCAAAGTAGAAAACCCAAACCAGTTTGCTCCACAGGGTATTAACCCAAAGGAATTCAAGGAAAAACAGAAGAGT ATTCGCAAAGATTACTATGAGGAGAAGGTTACCGCTGGCCCCACATCCAAGATCCTGGAAGGAATTTCGTGGGATGAAGCAGCCAAGAAGAAG GAGGCGGGTGACCAGACCATTGTGGTGGGAGCTGCGTCCAAGGGCATCATCCAGCGGGATCATCAGCACAATGCTGTGGTGTACCGCTCCTACTACTCTGCCAACCCCTTTGACAACATGAGCGAGGACGAGGTCAAGGCCTACAAGCAGGAGGTTGAGCaacgagagaagggggaggaagaggctg AAGATGTGCCTGGGCCGGAGGGTCGGCTGATATCCACAGAGGAGCGCATGCAGAACATCCAGCTGTCCCGGGAAGACGTGCAGGAGGACACTGAAG GTGAGGGTGATGGGGACAAGCCTGGTTCCCCTACCAAGTCGGACCCCATGGACAGTGCCAGTGGTGGAGAAACACTGGAGGAACATAGCAGcaaggag GGCTCACCAACCAAGGAGGCCCCATCACCtgtcaaggagaagaagaagaaaaagaagttccgCATGCCCTCGttctccaagaagaagaaggacagcaAAGACAGCACCATTTAG